A stretch of Myxococcales bacterium DNA encodes these proteins:
- a CDS encoding tyrosine-type recombinase/integrase, with protein MASKENGMRKRSGRHAGLPYRYHAGWRIQWVDSNGKRRSKVFPDTQYERPYDEAVADLARIKGELQAIKDGRLPPKKAVPIFEDFIDKYWEPNRTKHKRSPKDDKSILRKHLVPFFGAFPLNQITTEKVEQFGAHLAESNLSVKTVHNVLTLLISIMRYAYDLDFIFRLPKIKKPRIPKRDYIYLRTDAQIRAFLNAARERSLPLFALFATAVYSGLRAGELFGLRWSDVDFKKLLITVQRSFDKPTKTGEVRHVPIVDVLRPILREWHLQNQNDLVFPNEAGNMHTPNPRVIKYAHRFTTKKGLKEVKGEFGAILEAAGLPRMRFHDLRHTFASQWVMRGGDLFKLQKILGHADQQMVQRYAHLAPEAYEKERAIFGKKASKPTRIHKFPAEKKRRTREAKAL; from the coding sequence ATGGCGAGCAAAGAAAACGGCATGCGCAAGCGTTCCGGGCGTCATGCAGGGCTTCCGTACCGTTACCACGCGGGTTGGCGCATTCAGTGGGTTGACTCGAACGGCAAGCGCCGCTCAAAGGTTTTCCCGGATACCCAGTACGAACGGCCCTATGATGAAGCCGTTGCGGACCTTGCCCGGATCAAGGGCGAGTTGCAGGCGATTAAGGACGGACGCTTGCCGCCCAAAAAGGCTGTCCCAATCTTCGAGGATTTCATTGACAAGTATTGGGAACCGAACCGCACAAAGCACAAGCGTTCGCCGAAGGATGACAAGTCAATCCTGAGAAAACACCTCGTTCCATTTTTCGGCGCTTTCCCTTTGAACCAGATCACGACCGAAAAAGTTGAGCAATTCGGTGCGCACCTTGCGGAAAGCAACCTGAGCGTCAAGACGGTTCACAACGTCTTGACGCTCCTCATTTCGATCATGCGCTATGCCTACGACTTGGATTTCATTTTCCGGTTGCCGAAGATCAAGAAGCCGCGCATCCCCAAGCGGGATTACATCTATTTGCGCACAGACGCCCAGATACGGGCCTTTCTCAATGCGGCAAGGGAAAGGAGCCTTCCTCTATTCGCCCTCTTTGCTACGGCGGTTTATTCGGGCCTACGGGCCGGGGAGTTATTCGGTCTGCGTTGGTCGGACGTGGATTTCAAGAAGCTCCTGATTACCGTGCAACGCAGTTTCGACAAACCGACAAAAACCGGGGAAGTGCGACACGTCCCGATTGTTGACGTGCTCCGACCGATTCTTCGGGAATGGCACTTGCAGAACCAGAATGACCTTGTATTCCCGAATGAGGCGGGAAACATGCACACGCCGAATCCTCGCGTGATAAAGTACGCGCACAGGTTCACGACGAAAAAAGGATTGAAGGAAGTCAAGGGTGAGTTCGGCGCGATCCTGGAAGCCGCCGGACTACCCCGGATGCGTTTTCACGATCTTCGACACACATTCGCTTCGCAGTGGGTCATGCGCGGGGGCGATCTTTTCAAGCTGCAAAAAATTCTAGGCCATGCCGATCAACAAATGGTCCAACGATACGCACACCTTGCCCCGGAAGCCTATGAAAAAGAGCGCGCGATTTTCGGGAAGAAAGCTTCAAAGCCGACACGGATACACAAGTTCCCAGCGGAAAAGAAACGCCGAACGAGAGAGGCAAAGGCACTATGA
- a CDS encoding terminase small subunit produces the protein MKEVESPGKLTAKQEAFCREYMIDFNGAAAARRAGYSERTANRIAHENLSKPDIQYFLSGMLHDAGERAKVTVDDVVAGLRREAENPENSGSARVAAWVHLGKYIGLFRVAPETVTPENEFASYTDEELNECLRTGKRPARFRAMLATSDH, from the coding sequence ATGAAGGAAGTTGAAAGCCCCGGCAAGCTGACTGCGAAGCAGGAAGCCTTCTGTCGGGAGTACATGATTGATTTCAATGGCGCGGCGGCGGCGCGGCGGGCCGGATACAGCGAGCGAACCGCAAACCGGATCGCACACGAAAACCTGTCAAAACCTGACATTCAGTATTTTCTTTCCGGGATGCTGCATGACGCCGGGGAACGCGCCAAGGTCACGGTTGACGACGTGGTAGCGGGTCTTCGGCGCGAAGCGGAAAACCCGGAAAACAGCGGCTCCGCTCGCGTAGCGGCATGGGTTCACCTTGGCAAGTACATTGGTCTTTTCCGGGTAGCACCTGAGACAGTCACGCCGGAAAACGAATTTGCTTCCTACACGGATGAAGAATTGAACGAGTGCTTACGAACCGGAAAACGACCTGCAAGGTTTCGAGCGATGCTCGCCACGTCGGATCATTGA
- a CDS encoding excisionase family DNA-binding protein — METHTNEQPVSALLTYREAAALLNLALPTIYSKVSRKELPHVRLGSRCVRFERERLLSWLEERRVEPGLVLEKP; from the coding sequence ATGGAAACCCATACTAATGAACAGCCCGTGTCGGCCTTGTTGACCTACAGAGAAGCAGCGGCCTTGCTCAATCTCGCCTTGCCTACGATTTACTCAAAAGTCAGTCGAAAGGAATTGCCTCACGTTCGTCTCGGTTCCCGATGTGTCCGCTTCGAGCGGGAACGGCTCCTTTCATGGCTCGAAGAGCGTCGTGTTGAACCGGGTCTCGTGCTGGAAAAGCCATAA
- a CDS encoding helix-turn-helix domain-containing protein, whose translation MKDFLTLGEAAGHLGVSPVTLRIQIRNKKLRAVRYGNQWFVPKDAIREYAERFQNRDLDDSLLADIYERFIEDHSKDTVDDVLFRFEKTERMAKFRKGLFEIAANARHEQIRQGLCHWAKEKGFPNPRGPFEVTKQVNPDVFDSLSTKSGHHFLVCDAKNTERPGDEATRIRLHRYFHVMELVASRIETPVVLTFATGYGRKNLHSEWEAFLKEMAEHFGYSGGVAYSEVIDKERSLYVTFMRFEM comes from the coding sequence ATGAAAGACTTTCTGACTCTTGGAGAAGCAGCGGGGCACCTCGGAGTCTCCCCGGTTACGCTCCGAATCCAGATTCGGAATAAGAAGCTCCGGGCGGTTCGGTATGGGAACCAATGGTTCGTACCGAAGGATGCCATTCGTGAATATGCCGAACGTTTTCAAAACCGAGACCTTGATGATTCATTATTGGCGGATATTTATGAACGCTTCATCGAAGACCATTCCAAGGATACCGTTGACGATGTGCTTTTCAGATTTGAGAAAACTGAAAGAATGGCAAAGTTTCGTAAAGGATTGTTTGAAATCGCTGCGAACGCGCGGCACGAGCAAATTCGTCAAGGTCTCTGTCATTGGGCAAAGGAGAAAGGATTTCCGAATCCGCGAGGGCCTTTCGAGGTTACAAAGCAAGTGAACCCGGATGTGTTCGACTCACTCAGCACGAAATCGGGCCACCATTTTCTTGTGTGTGACGCGAAAAACACGGAACGACCCGGCGATGAAGCGACTCGCATCCGTCTTCACAGGTACTTCCACGTAATGGAATTGGTCGCATCAAGGATTGAGACCCCTGTGGTGCTGACGTTCGCAACAGGGTACGGACGAAAAAACCTCCACAGCGAATGGGAGGCTTTCCTGAAAGAAATGGCGGAGCACTTTGGGTACTCCGGCGGCGTCGCTTATTCCGAGGTTATCGACAAGGAACGCTCTCTTTACGTGACGTTCATGCGGTTCGAGATGTAA
- a CDS encoding ABC transporter ATP-binding protein, which yields MLEVKDLTAGYGETLIVREVSLRLLSGRLTALCGANGAGKTTLLHAIAGLIRHSNGQVLYQGKDIGRLPAHARARLGIALVPEGRRLFAKMTVAENLEMGAFAARGRGRDADTLTRVYELFPRLKERQRQAAGALSGGEQQMLAVARGLMARPAVLIFDELTLGLSPALSLDLFRAVRRLKEAGLTMLLVEQNVHIALAISDDAYVLHEGRVWMSGEARTLASRPEFQEAFLGPDSTVSDQPTI from the coding sequence ATTCTGGAGGTGAAGGATCTCACCGCCGGTTACGGCGAAACCCTCATCGTGCGCGAGGTGAGCCTGCGCCTGTTGTCCGGCCGGCTGACCGCGCTCTGCGGCGCCAACGGCGCCGGGAAGACAACCTTGCTGCACGCGATCGCCGGGCTGATCCGCCACTCGAACGGGCAAGTACTCTACCAGGGAAAAGACATTGGACGCCTGCCGGCGCACGCGCGCGCCCGCTTGGGGATCGCGCTGGTTCCGGAGGGGCGGCGACTTTTCGCCAAAATGACGGTGGCTGAGAATCTGGAAATGGGCGCGTTTGCCGCGCGCGGCCGCGGCCGTGATGCCGACACACTCACCCGCGTCTACGAGCTTTTTCCTCGCTTAAAGGAACGGCAGCGACAGGCGGCCGGGGCGCTGTCCGGCGGTGAACAACAGATGCTCGCAGTCGCGCGCGGCCTCATGGCGCGGCCCGCCGTATTGATCTTCGATGAACTGACCCTCGGCCTTTCCCCGGCGCTGTCGTTGGATCTGTTCCGCGCCGTCCGCCGCCTGAAGGAAGCCGGCCTGACCATGCTGCTGGTGGAACAGAACGTTCACATCGCGCTGGCGATCAGCGACGACGCTTACGTGCTACACGAGGGCCGTGTCTGGATGAGCGGCGAAGCCCGTACGCTCGCCTCTCGCCCCGAGTTCCAGGAAGCTTTTCTCGGTCCGGATTCCACGGTGTCCGATCAGCCTACAATTTGA
- a CDS encoding ABC transporter ATP-binding protein, whose amino-acid sequence MILRLEKLGKSFGGVRAIQDVSLEVPRGAIIGIIGPNGAGKTTLFNLINGVLRPDSGRVLFADRDITGLPPYRIARRGLARTHQVVRPLMDLTVRQNAMVGACFGRERLRGRAAAAAADEILELVELRARGGQLAGTLNLAEKKRLEMARALAARPHLLLLDETLAGLNPVEVAQMLAIIRRVRAQGLTVLMIEHVMQAVTSVSDTIVVLEAGAIIAAGAPTEVTANPRVIEAYLGDPRALQELLA is encoded by the coding sequence ATGATCCTTCGCCTGGAAAAGTTGGGCAAGTCGTTCGGCGGTGTGCGCGCCATTCAAGACGTGTCGCTCGAAGTGCCGCGGGGCGCGATCATTGGCATCATCGGACCGAACGGCGCCGGCAAGACGACGCTCTTCAACCTCATCAATGGGGTCTTGCGTCCCGACTCCGGCCGCGTGCTTTTCGCCGACCGCGATATCACTGGCCTGCCGCCGTACCGGATCGCCCGGCGCGGCCTGGCGCGCACCCACCAGGTCGTTCGCCCGCTGATGGACCTCACCGTGCGGCAAAATGCGATGGTGGGCGCTTGTTTCGGACGCGAACGGCTGCGCGGGCGGGCAGCGGCGGCCGCCGCCGATGAAATTCTTGAATTGGTGGAACTGCGGGCGCGCGGCGGTCAATTGGCCGGGACGCTGAACCTCGCCGAAAAAAAGCGGTTGGAGATGGCGCGGGCGCTGGCCGCGCGGCCGCATTTGTTATTGCTCGACGAAACCCTGGCCGGTTTGAACCCAGTCGAGGTGGCGCAAATGCTGGCGATCATCCGGCGCGTTCGCGCCCAGGGGCTCACGGTGCTGATGATCGAACACGTCATGCAAGCGGTGACCAGCGTTTCGGATACCATCGTCGTCCTCGAGGCCGGCGCGATTATCGCGGCTGGGGCGCCGACGGAAGTCACCGCGAATCCGCGCGTGATCGAGGCATACCTCGGCGATCCACGCGCCTTACAGGAGTTGTTGGCGTGA
- a CDS encoding branched-chain amino acid ABC transporter permease, with product MSRREQPPVWLYPLLLLAAGAAVFFAHDDSLRETAFIVLLYIVLVSSLNIFLGFTGYVNFGHIVFFGLGGYTAMYFLTAHAWSLFAAALAGGFVASALAVLLGMAVLRLRGAYFALATIGVNEAARAFVNNFGPFGGATGLSLNFVVYQKYGGPAQALWFVYGLMLAVALAVVIVSLAIKRSRFGLGLLAIREDEDAAQTMGVDAPLFKTLAYAVSAFFPGVVGALYFFKNGNIEPGDAFRLHMSIESLVMIMLGGQGTVLGPLVGALGYERLRGLLLTSDLFKNMHLVFAGGALLLIVLFIPQGIVGALRHRFTRLRRYLE from the coding sequence ATGAGCCGGCGCGAACAACCACCCGTCTGGCTGTATCCGTTGCTGTTGCTCGCGGCGGGCGCGGCGGTTTTTTTCGCGCACGACGACAGCCTGCGCGAGACGGCCTTTATCGTGCTGCTCTACATCGTGCTCGTTTCGAGCTTGAATATCTTTCTCGGCTTCACCGGCTACGTCAATTTCGGCCACATCGTCTTTTTCGGCCTCGGCGGTTATACCGCAATGTATTTTCTCACGGCGCATGCCTGGTCACTGTTCGCCGCGGCCCTGGCCGGCGGGTTCGTCGCGTCGGCGTTGGCGGTCTTGCTCGGCATGGCCGTGCTTCGGCTGCGCGGCGCCTATTTCGCGCTGGCGACGATCGGCGTCAACGAGGCGGCCCGCGCCTTCGTCAACAACTTCGGTCCGTTCGGCGGCGCAACCGGCCTGTCGCTGAATTTTGTCGTATACCAGAAGTATGGCGGCCCCGCGCAGGCGTTGTGGTTCGTCTACGGCTTGATGCTGGCCGTCGCGCTCGCGGTGGTGATCGTTTCGCTGGCGATCAAGCGCTCGCGCTTCGGCCTGGGCTTGCTGGCGATCCGCGAGGACGAGGACGCGGCGCAGACGATGGGCGTGGATGCGCCGCTGTTCAAGACGCTGGCCTATGCCGTGTCGGCGTTTTTCCCGGGAGTGGTCGGCGCGCTTTACTTTTTTAAAAACGGCAATATCGAACCGGGCGACGCCTTTCGCCTGCACATGTCGATCGAATCGCTGGTCATGATCATGCTCGGCGGGCAGGGCACCGTGCTGGGGCCGCTTGTCGGGGCGCTGGGTTACGAACGCTTGCGCGGACTGTTGCTGACGAGCGATCTGTTCAAGAACATGCACCTGGTCTTCGCGGGCGGCGCGCTGCTGTTGATCGTGTTGTTTATTCCCCAGGGCATCGTCGGGGCGTTGCGCCATCGTTTCACGCGGCTGCGGAGGTATCTGGAATGA
- a CDS encoding branched-chain amino acid ABC transporter permease — MSTQLLSSLVDGLLMGCVLGAAAMGLNLIWGVMNVINLGHGALMTLGMFIAYWFFAASGLNPYLAVPIAAIGGGLVGLAMYWGAVHRVLTAPHLASLLSTFAVNMILFGLGTTLLSGTPRNIDFSFPAVVLGAVVIQGSRLAAALVAVLIAAALHFFLNRTATGKTIRAAADNRQAAELMGIPTTRVLALSFSIGAMLACVAGLLIATVFPFTIYSGAGFEPKSFVICVLGGLGNPLGALFGGLLLGAAEGLIPLFLPVSWTPVLEFGIFILILVVRPTGLFGAK; from the coding sequence GTGAGTACACAACTGCTTTCGTCCCTGGTGGACGGCCTTTTGATGGGCTGCGTGCTGGGCGCGGCGGCCATGGGGCTGAATCTCATTTGGGGCGTCATGAACGTCATCAACCTCGGCCACGGGGCGCTGATGACGCTCGGCATGTTCATCGCCTATTGGTTTTTCGCCGCGAGCGGGTTGAACCCCTACCTGGCGGTACCGATCGCGGCGATCGGCGGCGGTTTGGTCGGCCTGGCGATGTACTGGGGCGCCGTTCACCGGGTACTCACCGCGCCGCATTTGGCGAGCCTGCTTTCCACTTTCGCCGTGAACATGATCCTGTTCGGCCTGGGCACGACGTTGCTTTCCGGCACGCCGCGTAACATCGATTTTTCCTTTCCCGCGGTGGTGCTCGGAGCGGTCGTGATCCAGGGCTCGCGACTCGCCGCCGCGTTGGTCGCGGTTCTGATCGCCGCCGCGCTCCATTTCTTTTTGAACCGTACCGCGACGGGTAAAACGATCCGCGCGGCGGCCGACAATCGCCAGGCGGCGGAATTGATGGGCATTCCCACGACGCGCGTGCTGGCGCTGTCGTTCAGCATCGGGGCGATGTTGGCCTGCGTCGCCGGGCTGCTGATCGCCACGGTTTTTCCGTTCACGATCTACAGCGGTGCCGGGTTCGAGCCGAAATCGTTCGTCATCTGCGTTTTGGGAGGCCTCGGCAACCCGCTCGGCGCGCTGTTCGGCGGCCTGCTGCTCGGCGCGGCGGAAGGGCTCATCCCGCTTTTTCTTCCCGTGAGTTGGACGCCCGTGTTGGAGTTCGGGATCTTCATCCTGATCCTCGTGGTGCGGCCGACCGGGCTGTTCGGAGCGAAATGA
- a CDS encoding ABC transporter substrate-binding protein, which yields MRAVKCRFWFSCRLLPMFLIIAFAACAKSEQPAIPTDGSQAKTVTIGFTASQTGKLNVESTRQINGLSLWIEQVNAAGGARLADGTNIRFATKFYDDESNKDRVQELYTKLITQDHADFLISPYSSGLADAAAVIAEQNGKVIITAGAASDSTHAKGYSLVYQIYTPASRYLTGALDLLASLDSGPHAVALICEKDKFATEVCGALGKYAGEKGVKIPMAEGYDTGAADFAPFINKIPPTVDVVLGGGHFADGTTFARQLFEKNIKAKFIALLVAPPEPKFAEIGDAAVGIVGPSQWEPQAKYNAALASPGESEWFGPSVEEFSEAYRRKYNEEPSYHSAGGYAAGLVLQKAIAAAGSLGTDKIKAALDNLNLLTFFGRIRFENAPALHGLQQGHEMVYIQWQKNERQELVKQVVWPAEVKSASAVYPIH from the coding sequence ATGCGTGCCGTCAAATGCCGCTTCTGGTTCTCGTGCCGGTTATTGCCGATGTTCCTCATCATTGCCTTTGCCGCTTGCGCGAAAAGCGAGCAACCGGCGATTCCCACCGACGGTTCGCAGGCGAAAACCGTCACTATCGGGTTCACCGCTTCGCAGACGGGCAAGCTCAACGTGGAGTCGACCCGCCAGATCAACGGGTTGAGCCTGTGGATCGAGCAGGTCAATGCGGCGGGCGGCGCCCGATTGGCCGACGGCACAAACATTCGCTTCGCCACCAAGTTCTATGACGACGAAAGCAACAAGGACCGGGTGCAGGAGCTTTACACCAAGCTGATTACGCAGGATCACGCCGATTTCTTGATCAGTCCCTACAGCAGCGGTCTGGCCGACGCGGCGGCCGTCATCGCGGAGCAAAACGGCAAGGTCATCATTACCGCTGGCGCGGCGTCGGATTCCACCCACGCCAAGGGTTATAGCCTGGTCTACCAGATTTATACGCCGGCCAGCCGCTATCTGACCGGAGCTTTGGATTTGCTGGCTTCGCTCGATTCGGGCCCCCATGCCGTGGCGCTCATTTGCGAAAAAGACAAGTTCGCCACCGAAGTCTGTGGGGCGCTCGGCAAGTACGCCGGCGAAAAAGGCGTCAAGATACCCATGGCGGAGGGTTATGACACAGGCGCGGCGGATTTCGCGCCGTTCATCAACAAAATCCCGCCGACCGTCGACGTGGTGTTGGGCGGCGGCCACTTCGCCGACGGCACGACTTTCGCGCGTCAATTGTTCGAGAAGAACATCAAAGCCAAATTCATTGCGCTGCTCGTGGCGCCGCCGGAACCGAAATTCGCCGAAATCGGCGACGCGGCCGTGGGGATCGTCGGCCCGAGCCAGTGGGAGCCGCAGGCGAAGTACAACGCCGCGCTGGCCAGCCCCGGCGAGAGCGAATGGTTCGGCCCGAGCGTCGAGGAATTCAGCGAGGCCTATCGCCGGAAATACAACGAAGAACCGTCCTACCATTCGGCGGGCGGATATGCCGCCGGCCTGGTTCTGCAAAAGGCGATCGCGGCGGCCGGTTCGCTGGGTACCGACAAGATCAAAGCCGCCCTCGACAACCTGAATCTCCTGACCTTCTTCGGCCGCATTCGGTTCGAAAACGCGCCGGCGTTGCACGGCCTGCAGCAGGGGCACGAGATGGTTTACATCCAATGGCAGAAGAATGAGCGGCAAGAACTCGTCAAGCAGGTCGTCTGGCCCGCCGAGGTGAAATCCGCGTCGGCCGTCTATCCGATTCACTGA